One window of Paenibacillus albicereus genomic DNA carries:
- a CDS encoding asparaginase — protein MSESLSLKRLLFYALAVSLLAGLLSAFGAPRASAAEAAPLPPLPQASKSSPLPNVVVIGTGGTLAGKANAPTSFQSYRAGTYLIADLVKQLPDRSQLADVSTYQFGNKGSGGYTIPELRELSLAVDEALRIYDAAVVTTGTDTMEEIAYFLDLTVRSEKPVVVTGAMRPWDVIGTDGPANLFNAIKLAGSGKTTSFGTVLMLNDYIHAARDVTKSNSHRMDTFDTPMLGALGYIDEKNIRVYRAPGRAAKAGTAAWKTPFDLSRIASEALPKVEVAYAYQAAGAGAINGFVKDGAKGIVTAGTGAGGLSSAMNAARSEAVKQGVVFVTTTRTGSGTMYPGSSPGIIAGDSLNAQHARILLLLGLAFSSDFDTIKGWFADYGTSAASAASTASATE, from the coding sequence ATGTCTGAATCCTTATCCCTCAAGCGTCTGCTGTTCTATGCCCTCGCCGTCTCGCTGCTGGCCGGACTGCTGTCCGCCTTCGGCGCGCCGCGCGCAAGCGCCGCTGAAGCGGCACCCCTACCGCCGCTGCCGCAAGCCTCGAAATCGTCGCCGCTGCCGAACGTCGTCGTCATCGGCACCGGAGGCACGCTGGCCGGCAAGGCCAATGCCCCGACCAGCTTCCAAAGCTATCGTGCCGGCACTTACCTGATCGCCGATCTCGTGAAGCAGCTGCCCGACAGAAGCCAGCTCGCCGACGTGTCGACCTATCAATTCGGCAACAAAGGCTCCGGCGGCTATACGATTCCGGAGCTGCGCGAGCTGTCGCTTGCAGTCGACGAGGCGCTCCGCATTTACGACGCAGCCGTCGTCACGACGGGTACCGATACGATGGAGGAGATCGCCTACTTCCTCGATCTGACCGTGCGCAGCGAAAAGCCCGTGGTCGTCACCGGCGCGATGCGCCCGTGGGACGTGATCGGCACCGACGGACCGGCCAACCTGTTCAACGCGATCAAGCTGGCCGGCAGCGGCAAGACGACCTCGTTCGGGACCGTCCTCATGCTCAACGACTACATCCACGCGGCGCGCGACGTGACGAAGAGCAACTCGCATCGGATGGATACGTTCGACACGCCGATGCTCGGCGCGCTCGGCTACATCGACGAGAAGAACATCCGCGTCTACCGCGCGCCGGGAAGAGCCGCAAAAGCCGGTACCGCCGCCTGGAAAACGCCGTTCGACCTGAGCCGGATCGCGTCCGAGGCGCTGCCGAAGGTCGAAGTCGCCTACGCGTATCAAGCGGCAGGAGCGGGCGCGATCAACGGCTTCGTCAAGGACGGCGCCAAGGGCATCGTCACTGCCGGCACGGGCGCGGGCGGCCTGTCCTCCGCGATGAACGCGGCGCGGTCCGAAGCGGTCAAGCAGGGCGTAGTGTTCGTCACGACGACCCGCACCGGCTCCGGCACGATGTATCCGGGAAGCTCGCCTGGCATCATCGCCGGCGACAGCCTGAACGCCCAGCACGCGCGTATCCTGCTGTTGCTCGGCCTCGCCTTCTCAAGCGACTTCGACACGATCAAGGGCTGGTTCGCCGACTATGGCACTAGCGCGGCCAGCGCCGCCAGCACCGCCAGCGCTACGGAATAA
- a CDS encoding asparaginase domain-containing protein, giving the protein MATLLTTLQRSAALAAMLSLAAGAFAASGPAPAAAAAEAAAISANPFAPTAEIPAVPEAFQTSELPDVIVVATGGTLAGKAADGTSFQNYRAGTYLMEDLVAQLPGKEKIADVETAQFGNKGSGSYTLQDLYDLSQTVDAALEKYDGAVVTTGTDTMEEIAYFLDLTVRSEKPVVVTGAMRPWDVIGTDGPANLYNAIKLAGSGKTKGYGTVVMLNDVIQTARDVTKANAHRMDTFETPVLGALGYIDEKNISLYRLNARAMASGTPQWRTPFDLTTIAKSNLPAVEIAYAYQGAGGGAIKQFVEDGVKGIVTAGTGAGGLSADMSAARAEAIQKGVLFVTTTRTGSGTMYQGNTPGIIAGDSLNPQHARILLTLALAFSSDYDTVKGWFQTIGTQDVPASGTVEPAAPAPELVASDLAGHWAEEPVKRAASYGIAAGYPDGTFGPDKPVTRAELAVMLMNALNVQPAVAGEPFADAASIGEWARTAVAQAKQLGIVKGYADGSFKPNAPVTRAEMAAMVGAALGLQGPADGRTSFADDAAIPAWAIPALNGIRQKGLIDGRDGNRFEPSAATTRAEASVLLLRAHDLGSA; this is encoded by the coding sequence ATGGCTACCTTGTTGACTACGCTCCAACGCTCCGCCGCTCTGGCGGCGATGCTCTCCCTTGCCGCCGGCGCCTTCGCGGCGTCCGGCCCGGCCCCGGCCGCCGCGGCCGCCGAGGCCGCGGCGATCAGCGCCAACCCCTTCGCGCCGACGGCGGAGATCCCCGCCGTGCCGGAGGCTTTTCAAACGTCCGAGCTGCCTGACGTCATCGTCGTCGCCACCGGCGGCACGCTGGCCGGCAAGGCGGCGGACGGGACGAGCTTCCAGAACTACCGCGCCGGCACCTATCTCATGGAAGACCTGGTCGCGCAGCTGCCGGGCAAGGAGAAGATCGCCGACGTCGAGACGGCGCAATTCGGCAACAAAGGATCCGGCAGCTATACGCTTCAAGACCTGTACGACCTGTCGCAGACGGTGGACGCGGCGCTGGAGAAGTACGACGGCGCGGTCGTGACGACGGGCACCGACACGATGGAGGAGATCGCCTACTTCCTCGATCTGACCGTGCGCAGCGAAAAGCCCGTCGTCGTCACCGGCGCGATGCGCCCGTGGGACGTGATCGGCACCGACGGACCGGCCAACCTGTACAACGCGATCAAGCTGGCCGGCAGCGGCAAGACGAAGGGCTACGGCACCGTCGTCATGCTGAACGACGTCATCCAGACGGCGCGCGACGTGACGAAGGCCAATGCCCACCGGATGGATACGTTCGAGACGCCGGTGCTCGGCGCGCTCGGCTACATCGACGAGAAGAACATCAGCCTCTACCGCCTCAACGCGCGGGCGATGGCTTCCGGCACGCCGCAGTGGCGCACGCCGTTCGACCTGACGACGATCGCCAAGAGCAACCTTCCGGCTGTCGAGATCGCCTACGCCTATCAAGGAGCAGGCGGAGGCGCGATCAAGCAGTTCGTCGAGGACGGCGTCAAAGGCATCGTCACCGCCGGCACCGGCGCAGGCGGCTTGTCTGCGGACATGAGCGCCGCCCGTGCCGAGGCGATCCAAAAAGGCGTGCTGTTCGTCACGACGACGCGCACCGGCTCCGGCACGATGTACCAAGGCAATACGCCGGGCATCATTGCCGGCGACAGCCTCAATCCGCAGCACGCGCGCATCCTGCTGACGCTCGCGCTGGCGTTCAGCTCCGATTACGACACCGTCAAAGGATGGTTCCAGACGATCGGCACGCAGGACGTCCCCGCCTCCGGCACGGTGGAGCCGGCCGCGCCGGCTCCGGAGCTCGTCGCCAGCGACCTGGCCGGCCACTGGGCCGAGGAGCCGGTCAAGCGAGCCGCCTCCTACGGCATCGCCGCAGGTTATCCCGACGGCACGTTCGGCCCCGACAAGCCGGTTACCCGCGCCGAGCTCGCCGTCATGCTGATGAACGCGCTGAACGTGCAGCCGGCTGTCGCGGGCGAGCCGTTCGCCGACGCCGCCTCGATCGGCGAATGGGCCCGGACAGCCGTGGCGCAGGCCAAGCAGCTCGGCATCGTCAAAGGCTATGCCGACGGCAGCTTCAAGCCGAATGCGCCAGTCACCCGCGCCGAGATGGCGGCGATGGTCGGAGCGGCTCTCGGCCTGCAGGGACCGGCTGACGGCCGCACCTCGTTCGCCGACGACGCGGCGATCCCGGCGTGGGCGATCCCCGCTCTGAACGGCATCCGTCAAAAAGGACTGATCGACGGCCGCGACGGCAACCGCTTCGAGCCGTCCGCGGCGACGACGCGCGCGGAAGCATCCGTTCTGCTCCTGCGGGCCCATGACCTCGGCTCAGCCTGA
- the guaA gene encoding glutamine-hydrolyzing GMP synthase, with product MNKPNEMIVVLDFGGQYNQLIARRIRDLGVYSELLPYNTPASKIRELAPKGIVFSGGPASVYEENSPMVDPEIYELGLPIFGICYGMQLMSHQLKGKVQRAGKREYGRADVTFAEGAALALGLENRQTVWMSHTDLVVEMPEGFRLDAGTEHAPIAAMSHPDKNFYAVQFHPEVRHSVYGNDMIRNFLYTVCGCEGDWSMETFIDDAIRDIREKVGDTGRVLCALSGGVDSSVVAMLVHKAIGDRLTCMFIDHGLLRKGEAESVMETFVGKFGMEVIKVDASERFLGKLRGVSDPEQKRKIIGNEFIYVFQEESAKFANFEFLAQGTLYTDIVESGTATAQTIKSHHNVGGLPEDITFKLVEPLSALFKDEVRKVGSECGLPDAIVWRQPFPGPGLAIRVLGEVTDEKLEIVRESDAILRDEIAKAGLDREIWQYFTALPGMRSVGVMGDARTYSYTVGIRAVTSIDGMTADWARIPWDVLEKISVRIVNEVDNVNRVVYDITSKPPATIEWE from the coding sequence GTGAACAAGCCTAATGAAATGATCGTGGTTCTCGATTTCGGAGGACAGTACAACCAGCTGATTGCTCGGCGCATCCGGGATCTCGGCGTCTACAGCGAGCTGCTGCCGTACAACACTCCGGCTTCCAAGATCCGCGAGCTGGCGCCGAAGGGGATCGTCTTCTCCGGCGGGCCGGCCAGCGTCTATGAAGAAAACTCGCCGATGGTCGATCCGGAGATCTACGAGCTCGGCCTGCCGATCTTCGGCATCTGCTACGGCATGCAGCTGATGAGCCATCAGCTCAAGGGCAAGGTGCAGCGCGCCGGCAAGCGCGAGTACGGCCGCGCGGACGTGACGTTCGCCGAGGGCGCGGCGCTCGCGCTCGGCCTGGAGAACCGCCAGACGGTATGGATGAGCCATACCGATCTCGTCGTGGAGATGCCGGAGGGCTTCCGCTTGGATGCGGGAACGGAACATGCGCCGATCGCGGCCATGAGCCATCCGGACAAGAATTTCTACGCCGTGCAGTTCCACCCGGAGGTGCGCCACTCCGTCTACGGCAACGACATGATCCGCAACTTCCTTTATACGGTATGCGGCTGCGAAGGCGACTGGAGCATGGAGACGTTCATCGACGACGCGATCCGCGACATCCGCGAGAAGGTCGGCGACACCGGCCGCGTGCTGTGCGCGCTGTCGGGAGGCGTCGACTCCTCCGTCGTCGCCATGCTCGTCCACAAGGCGATCGGCGATCGCCTGACGTGCATGTTCATCGACCACGGCCTGCTGCGCAAGGGCGAGGCGGAGAGCGTCATGGAGACGTTCGTCGGCAAGTTCGGCATGGAGGTCATCAAGGTCGACGCCAGCGAGCGCTTCCTCGGCAAGCTGCGCGGCGTCTCCGATCCGGAGCAGAAGCGCAAGATCATCGGCAACGAGTTCATCTACGTGTTCCAGGAGGAGTCCGCCAAGTTCGCGAACTTCGAATTCCTCGCCCAGGGCACGCTGTACACCGACATCGTCGAGAGCGGCACCGCGACCGCGCAGACGATCAAGTCCCATCACAACGTCGGTGGCCTGCCGGAGGACATCACGTTCAAGCTCGTCGAGCCGCTGAGCGCGCTGTTCAAGGACGAGGTCCGCAAGGTCGGCTCCGAATGCGGCCTGCCCGACGCCATCGTCTGGCGCCAGCCGTTCCCGGGTCCCGGCCTCGCGATCCGCGTGCTGGGCGAAGTGACGGACGAGAAGCTGGAGATCGTGCGCGAGTCCGACGCGATCCTGCGCGACGAGATCGCCAAGGCCGGCCTCGACCGCGAGATCTGGCAGTACTTCACGGCGCTGCCGGGCATGCGCAGCGTCGGCGTCATGGGCGACGCCCGCACGTACTCCTACACCGTCGGCATCCGCGCCGTGACGTCCATCGACGGCATGACGGCCGACTGGGCGCGCATCCCGTGGGACGTGCTGGAGAAGATCTCCGTGCGCATCGTCAACGAGGTCGACAACGTCAACCGCGTCGTCTACGACATCACGTCCAAGCCGCCGGCGACGATCGAGTGGGAATGA
- a CDS encoding imm11 family protein, producing the protein MNFLNEDFKFYDYFNGKPMKEDWVPFEVRHLSKKSLPTDCTGVGGGVPIISERALTVLQPMIDRNVEVLPFIHPEKPYYAINVTTVLEALDYEKAIYTRNPRYPQVITDIERYAFRPEIIGDNAIFKTPEFRGTEVYVTDTFKQAVEAADLKGFAFFLLWDSEQEEQGGAATETEPEEVGEQFSFDEAQKRIEDGTVVASGEWRLKKDGDGELLLGRLYANGELSWIAPIYYPPILLDLKWHVVRETEDL; encoded by the coding sequence TTGAATTTTCTGAACGAAGACTTCAAGTTCTACGATTATTTTAACGGTAAACCGATGAAAGAAGATTGGGTTCCATTCGAGGTGAGACACCTCTCGAAGAAAAGCTTGCCTACCGATTGTACGGGAGTGGGAGGTGGCGTCCCGATTATTTCAGAGAGGGCATTAACCGTACTGCAGCCGATGATTGACCGCAACGTCGAAGTGTTGCCGTTCATTCATCCGGAGAAGCCCTACTATGCCATCAACGTGACGACGGTGTTGGAAGCTTTGGATTACGAGAAAGCGATCTACACAAGAAATCCGAGATATCCGCAGGTAATTACAGACATTGAGCGATATGCTTTTCGTCCAGAGATCATCGGGGACAATGCTATATTCAAGACGCCTGAGTTTCGTGGAACCGAAGTCTATGTCACCGACACGTTCAAGCAAGCGGTTGAAGCCGCGGATTTGAAGGGCTTTGCTTTCTTTCTCCTATGGGATTCGGAGCAAGAGGAACAAGGCGGGGCGGCAACGGAGACGGAACCAGAAGAGGTCGGCGAGCAATTTTCCTTTGACGAAGCGCAGAAGCGGATCGAGGACGGAACCGTCGTGGCGAGCGGAGAATGGAGGCTGAAGAAGGATGGGGATGGTGAACTCCTGCTCGGACGCCTCTATGCGAACGGAGAGCTGTCGTGGATCGCTCCGATCTATTACCCGCCGATCCTGCTCGATCTGAAGTGGCATGTCGTGAGGGAAACGGAAGACCTATAA
- a CDS encoding MFS transporter: protein MNEPASASPFLEPPGRLVSYRLLVLLAVVVTAGASQGLLLPLLAILLERAGVPEDINGLNSMALYIGTFSTMFFIERPVRRFGFKAVIVTGIVLITAATLLFPVTAGSLTAWFLLRVVIGVGDSAMHFATQLWMVSRAPAAHRGKFISLYGMSYGVGFSIGPLGINLLHFGEAAPFLVSAGLYAAVLLLALGLPAKERPDTAEPGEATGAARYLKVYRIAWYALLPAMLYGIMEASMNSSFPLYGTRIGLEREAISALLPAIGLGGLLLQLPLGALSDRIGRLPVLIGCGLGGGALFACVPAAGDSVLLIAALLALAGGLVGSFFSLGLAYAADQLPRHLLPGANVLASIHFSVGSIAGPVVGGFGLRYGAAGSLFWLLGGAFLLFGLAGLAVARLRPAVSAGEADR, encoded by the coding sequence ATGAATGAACCTGCTTCCGCCAGCCCTTTCCTCGAGCCGCCCGGGCGGCTCGTCAGCTACCGGCTGCTCGTGCTGCTCGCCGTCGTCGTCACGGCGGGGGCGAGCCAGGGGCTGCTGCTGCCGCTGCTCGCGATCCTGCTGGAGCGGGCGGGCGTGCCCGAGGACATCAACGGCCTCAACTCGATGGCGCTGTACATCGGGACGTTCTCGACGATGTTCTTCATCGAGCGTCCGGTGCGGCGCTTCGGCTTCAAGGCGGTCATCGTCACGGGCATCGTCCTCATCACCGCCGCCACGCTGCTGTTTCCGGTGACGGCGGGGTCGCTGACCGCGTGGTTCCTGCTGCGCGTCGTCATCGGCGTCGGCGACAGCGCCATGCACTTCGCCACCCAGCTTTGGATGGTCAGCCGCGCGCCGGCGGCCCATCGCGGCAAGTTCATCTCGCTGTACGGCATGTCCTACGGCGTCGGCTTCAGCATCGGCCCGCTCGGCATCAACCTGCTGCACTTCGGCGAAGCGGCGCCGTTCCTCGTCAGCGCAGGGCTGTACGCGGCCGTGCTGCTGCTCGCGCTCGGCCTCCCGGCCAAGGAGCGTCCGGACACGGCCGAGCCGGGCGAGGCGACCGGCGCCGCCCGCTACCTCAAGGTCTATCGCATCGCCTGGTACGCGCTGCTGCCGGCGATGCTGTACGGCATCATGGAGGCGTCGATGAACAGCAGCTTCCCGCTGTACGGCACGCGCATCGGCCTCGAGCGCGAAGCGATCAGCGCGCTGCTGCCGGCGATCGGCCTCGGCGGACTGCTGCTGCAGCTGCCGCTCGGCGCGCTCAGCGACCGCATCGGCCGCCTGCCGGTGCTGATCGGCTGCGGCCTGGGCGGCGGCGCGCTGTTCGCCTGCGTGCCGGCGGCGGGCGATAGCGTCCTCCTCATCGCCGCGCTGCTGGCGCTTGCCGGCGGCCTCGTCGGCTCGTTCTTCTCGCTCGGCCTCGCCTATGCGGCGGACCAGCTCCCGCGCCATCTGCTGCCGGGGGCCAACGTGCTCGCCTCGATCCATTTCTCCGTCGGCAGCATCGCCGGTCCGGTCGTCGGCGGCTTCGGCCTGCGGTACGGGGCGGCCGGCAGCCTGTTCTGGCTGCTCGGCGGCGCGTTCCTGCTGTTCGGCTTGGCGGGACTCGCCGTCGCGCGCCTGCGCCCGGCCGTCTCTGCTGGAGAGGCAGATCGCTGA
- a CDS encoding NCS2 family permease, producing MERFFKLKENGTTIRTEIMAGLTTFMTMAYILAVNPSILSASGLSWTSVFLATALAAGIFTIAMGLFVNFPVALAPGMGLNAYFAATIIASQGTGNPISPAMGLTAVFISGIIFLILTVTQIRQMLITAVPDSLKHAITVGIGLFIAVVGLKNSGIMTIAAETAVTDVEKGTFTNLLSFETVIHMGDLHNPSVYLTIVGLLLISVLMVLRVPAAFLWGILGTTLVAWLTGNLPTMAENPTWMPDFSELNFWHFDFAGVMQVGLITVVLTFTFVELFDTFGTLVGTANRAGFMKNPEEGKKRVGKAMFVDAVGVSGGAMLGTSTVTAFVESSSGIAQGGRTGLTAVTTGICFLLSIFLAPLVALIPGSATAAALILVGLLMMQSVKEIDFQDMVYAVPSFFIVILMPFTYNIANGISFGIVSYVILALLANLTGKSGKKYDIHPLMWVLAVLITLRYLYLGAG from the coding sequence ATGGAGCGCTTCTTCAAGCTCAAGGAAAACGGAACGACCATCCGCACCGAAATCATGGCCGGCCTCACGACGTTCATGACGATGGCCTACATCCTGGCCGTCAATCCGAGCATCCTGTCGGCATCGGGCCTCAGCTGGACGTCGGTGTTCCTCGCGACCGCGCTCGCCGCGGGCATCTTCACGATCGCGATGGGCCTGTTCGTCAACTTCCCGGTGGCGCTCGCGCCGGGCATGGGCCTCAACGCTTACTTCGCCGCCACCATCATCGCCTCGCAGGGAACAGGCAATCCGATCTCGCCGGCGATGGGCCTCACGGCCGTCTTCATCTCGGGCATCATCTTCCTCATCCTGACGGTCACGCAGATCCGCCAGATGCTCATCACCGCCGTGCCGGACAGCCTCAAGCACGCGATCACGGTCGGCATCGGCCTGTTCATCGCCGTCGTCGGCCTCAAGAACAGCGGCATCATGACGATCGCCGCCGAGACCGCGGTCACCGACGTCGAGAAAGGCACCTTCACCAACCTGCTCAGCTTCGAGACGGTCATCCACATGGGCGACCTGCATAACCCGTCCGTTTATCTGACGATCGTCGGCCTGCTGCTCATCTCCGTGCTGATGGTGCTGCGCGTGCCGGCCGCGTTCCTGTGGGGCATCCTGGGCACGACGCTCGTCGCCTGGCTCACGGGCAACCTCCCGACGATGGCGGAGAACCCGACGTGGATGCCGGACTTCAGCGAGCTCAACTTCTGGCACTTCGACTTCGCCGGCGTCATGCAGGTCGGTCTCATCACCGTCGTGCTCACATTCACGTTCGTGGAGCTGTTCGACACGTTCGGCACGCTCGTCGGCACGGCCAACCGCGCCGGCTTCATGAAGAATCCCGAGGAAGGCAAGAAGCGCGTCGGCAAAGCGATGTTCGTCGACGCCGTCGGCGTCAGCGGCGGCGCGATGCTCGGCACGAGCACCGTCACGGCCTTCGTGGAGAGCTCCTCCGGCATCGCCCAAGGCGGCCGCACCGGCCTGACGGCCGTTACGACCGGCATCTGCTTCCTGCTCTCGATCTTCCTCGCCCCGCTCGTCGCGCTCATCCCGGGCTCGGCGACCGCGGCGGCGCTCATCCTCGTCGGCCTGCTCATGATGCAGTCCGTCAAGGAGATCGACTTCCAAGACATGGTCTACGCCGTTCCGTCGTTCTTCATCGTCATCCTGATGCCGTTCACGTACAACATCGCCAACGGCATCAGCTTCGGCATCGTGTCGTATGTCATCCTGGCGCTGCTGGCCAACCTGACCGGCAAGTCCGGAAAGAAATACGACATCCATCCGCTCATGTGGGTTCTGGCCGTGCTCATCACGCTCCGCTACCTGTATCTCGGAGCAGGCTGA
- a CDS encoding DUF11 domain-containing protein, whose amino-acid sequence MSPLEPLHNQSTVRFQAGVVSSAAYSNTVITFVAGPRIRLQLTASAAEAAVGGIVTYTVTAFNEGNLAGELTAGASIPPGAVFVPGSVVLGGGLLPGADPAQGIYLGLLEPGGSASFRFQTLVTGPVPGGALVNEAWGSATFRTPGGRVLAIGAEPASLSIPVRSAALAAYLTVGPALVAVGATAEYVLRIVNAGSSAATGILARFSLPSGVAFIPGSVTLNGVRLTDADPLAGIFVGELAPGSEIGLSFAVRVDSSAASGQLASASVEYVTADGEPAAVPSNPALLTVVPPNPPDPPEAAKRVDAHQASPGDILSYVVTASVPSGPPLYAVLVDPLPPGLRYLAGSLRVNGEAPPAAAGSLDSGLALGFVAPGAPVTAFYRAEVLPLQGQPASEPLAVRNGAVVRFSAGAGRPVESEVAAGPALTVVTAAAFRVAAAADRTVSEPGETVGIEIAIHAIGSQPAEGFLSGFVPEGLQLLPETLRLDGEPAAVLAAGLPLGLLLPGSVRRVRYDGRVAADFSGSELVGTAALSWSYELEGRVYRGVALAPRYRVRIVSQQE is encoded by the coding sequence ATGTCGCCGCTCGAACCGCTGCACAACCAGTCGACCGTCCGCTTCCAGGCCGGCGTCGTCAGCTCCGCCGCTTACTCCAATACGGTCATCACGTTCGTCGCGGGGCCGCGCATCCGGCTGCAGCTGACCGCGTCCGCGGCGGAGGCGGCCGTAGGCGGCATCGTGACCTACACGGTGACCGCCTTCAACGAAGGCAATCTCGCCGGCGAGCTGACGGCCGGCGCGAGCATCCCGCCGGGCGCCGTCTTCGTCCCCGGCAGCGTCGTCCTTGGCGGTGGCCTGCTGCCCGGCGCCGATCCGGCGCAGGGCATCTACCTCGGCCTGCTGGAGCCCGGCGGCAGCGCCTCGTTCCGGTTTCAAACGCTGGTCACCGGCCCCGTGCCGGGAGGCGCGCTCGTGAACGAAGCCTGGGGCTCGGCGACGTTCCGGACGCCGGGCGGACGGGTGCTGGCGATCGGCGCGGAGCCGGCGTCGCTCTCGATTCCCGTGCGCTCGGCCGCGCTGGCCGCGTATCTGACGGTCGGGCCTGCACTCGTCGCTGTCGGCGCAACCGCAGAGTACGTCTTGCGGATCGTCAACGCCGGCAGCTCCGCCGCGACGGGCATCCTCGCCCGCTTCTCACTGCCTTCGGGCGTGGCGTTCATCCCCGGCAGCGTCACTCTGAACGGCGTCCGGCTGACGGACGCCGATCCGCTCGCCGGCATCTTCGTCGGGGAGCTCGCACCTGGCTCGGAGATCGGGCTGTCGTTCGCCGTACGCGTCGACTCGTCCGCCGCCTCCGGCCAGCTCGCCTCCGCATCGGTGGAGTATGTGACGGCGGACGGGGAGCCGGCTGCCGTCCCGTCCAACCCGGCCCTCCTGACGGTCGTGCCGCCCAATCCGCCGGACCCGCCCGAAGCGGCGAAGCGGGTCGACGCCCATCAGGCTTCGCCCGGCGACATTCTCAGCTATGTCGTGACGGCGAGCGTGCCGTCCGGACCGCCGCTTTACGCCGTGCTGGTCGATCCGCTGCCGCCCGGGCTGAGATATTTGGCTGGCAGCCTGCGGGTGAACGGCGAAGCTCCGCCGGCAGCCGCCGGCAGCCTGGATAGCGGGCTTGCGCTCGGCTTCGTCGCGCCGGGCGCTCCGGTCACGGCATTCTACCGGGCGGAGGTGCTGCCGCTCCAGGGGCAGCCCGCTTCCGAGCCGCTCGCGGTGCGCAACGGCGCTGTCGTCCGCTTCAGCGCGGGGGCAGGCCGGCCGGTCGAGAGCGAGGTCGCAGCCGGGCCGGCGCTGACCGTCGTGACGGCAGCGGCTTTCCGCGTCGCGGCGGCGGCGGATCGGACCGTCAGCGAGCCCGGCGAGACGGTGGGCATCGAGATCGCGATCCACGCGATCGGCAGCCAGCCCGCCGAGGGCTTCCTCTCGGGCTTCGTGCCCGAAGGGCTGCAGCTGCTGCCCGAGACATTGCGGCTCGACGGCGAACCGGCCGCCGTGCTGGCCGCAGGCCTGCCGCTCGGCCTGCTGCTTCCGGGCAGCGTGCGCCGGGTGCGGTACGACGGCCGCGTCGCGGCCGACTTCAGCGGCAGCGAGCTCGTCGGCACCGCCGCGCTCAGCTGGAGCTACGAGCTGGAGGGGCGCGTCTACCGCGGCGTCGCGCTGGCTCCGCGCTACCGGGTGCGGATCGTTTCGCAGCAGGAGTGA